A genomic region of Sulfobacillus acidophilus DSM 10332 contains the following coding sequences:
- a CDS encoding urocanate hydratase (PFAM: Urocanase~TIGRFAM: urocanate hydratase~COGs: COG2987 Urocanate hydratase~InterPro IPR000193~KEGG: tte:TTE0449 urocanate hydratase~PFAM: Urocanase~PRIAM: Urocanate hydratase~SPTR: Urocanate hydratase;~TIGRFAM: Urocanase), translating into MTDFFRHDDIHAPTGPTLHCKGWGQEAALRTLMNNLDPAVGEDPAHLIVYGGRGRAARSWDAYDKIVQSLLTLENDETLLIQSGKPVAVFRTQPAAPRVLIANSHLVPKWATLEEFNRLEALGLTMYGQMTAGSWIYIGSQGIIQGTFETLAALATKHFDGTLAGRVYVSAGLGGMGGAQPLAGKMLDGVALIADVDPAKLERRHRSGYLDVIKSDIADAVAEAWAAKAARRPLSIGVTCHANDLLAYLIREGRVPDVLTDQTAAHDPLVGYIPDGFSVADAARLRQNDPAEYLRRARASIARHVEQLLTLKRRGAVTFDYGNNIRREAYDQGVTDAFDIPGYVPAFIRDLFNQGKGPFRWVALSGDPADIYHMDDLALTLFGDNPLLRRWFDLARRYIPFQGLPARIAYMGQGERDRFAVEVNQWVASGKLRAPVVFGRDHHDTGSVASPYRETERMLDGSDAIADWPLLNAMLNVASGAHWVSIHHGGGTGIGYSLHAGMVVVADGSADSAERLARVLYNDPGIGVVRHADAGYRLAHDTLHAHADRIRTPLIGPVRDAE; encoded by the coding sequence ATGACCGATTTTTTCCGACACGACGACATTCATGCCCCGACCGGCCCTACGCTTCATTGCAAAGGCTGGGGACAGGAAGCGGCACTTCGCACACTGATGAATAATCTTGATCCGGCGGTGGGGGAAGATCCCGCCCATCTGATCGTCTATGGCGGACGGGGGCGGGCCGCCCGGTCCTGGGACGCCTACGACAAGATTGTGCAAAGCCTGCTGACGCTGGAAAACGACGAGACCCTCTTGATTCAGTCCGGTAAGCCGGTGGCGGTGTTTCGCACTCAGCCGGCCGCTCCGCGAGTCTTGATCGCCAACAGCCATTTGGTCCCCAAATGGGCCACCTTAGAGGAGTTCAACCGACTGGAGGCATTGGGTCTAACCATGTACGGCCAAATGACGGCCGGCTCCTGGATTTACATCGGCAGCCAAGGCATTATCCAAGGCACGTTCGAAACCTTGGCGGCCTTGGCGACCAAGCATTTCGACGGTACGCTGGCCGGACGGGTGTACGTGTCCGCCGGGCTCGGCGGAATGGGAGGAGCCCAGCCGCTGGCCGGCAAGATGCTCGACGGGGTCGCCTTAATTGCCGACGTGGATCCGGCCAAATTGGAACGCCGCCACCGCTCCGGCTATCTCGACGTGATCAAAAGCGATATCGCCGACGCCGTGGCCGAGGCTTGGGCGGCCAAAGCGGCGCGCCGCCCGCTCAGTATCGGGGTGACGTGCCATGCTAACGACCTTTTGGCCTATCTCATCCGGGAAGGGCGGGTGCCTGACGTTTTGACCGACCAAACCGCCGCCCATGATCCGCTGGTCGGCTATATTCCCGACGGGTTTTCGGTGGCGGATGCGGCCCGGCTTCGCCAAAACGATCCGGCCGAATATCTCCGGCGGGCCCGGGCATCGATCGCTCGGCACGTGGAACAGCTTTTGACCCTGAAGCGCCGTGGCGCCGTCACGTTCGACTACGGCAACAACATCCGCCGGGAAGCTTATGACCAAGGAGTCACCGACGCGTTCGACATTCCGGGCTATGTGCCGGCTTTTATTCGGGACCTGTTCAATCAGGGCAAGGGGCCGTTTCGTTGGGTGGCGCTCTCCGGGGATCCCGCCGACATCTATCACATGGACGACCTGGCCTTGACGCTGTTCGGGGACAACCCGCTACTTCGCCGCTGGTTCGACCTGGCGCGCCGGTACATCCCGTTTCAGGGGCTGCCGGCCCGAATCGCCTATATGGGACAAGGGGAGCGCGACCGGTTTGCCGTGGAAGTCAACCAATGGGTCGCTTCGGGTAAATTGCGCGCCCCGGTGGTGTTTGGCCGCGACCACCACGATACCGGATCGGTGGCCTCGCCGTACCGGGAAACCGAACGGATGCTTGACGGATCGGACGCGATTGCCGACTGGCCCCTCTTGAACGCGATGCTCAACGTGGCGTCGGGCGCCCACTGGGTGTCCATCCACCACGGCGGAGGTACCGGCATCGGCTATTCGCTGCACGCCGGAATGGTAGTGGTGGCCGACGGGTCCGCCGACAGCGCCGAACGCCTCGCCCGCGTCTTATATAACGACCCCGGGATTGGGGTGGTGCGTCATGCCGACGCCGGCTACCGGCTCGCCCACGACACGTTACACGCCCATGCCGACCGGATTCGGACGCCCCTCATCGGCCCGGTACGGGATGCCGAATAG
- a CDS encoding S-adenosylhomocysteine deaminase (PFAM: Amidohydrolase family~TIGRFAM: formiminoglutamate deiminase~COGs: COG0402 Cytosine deaminase and related metal-dependent hydrolase~InterPro IPR006680~KEGG: bcl:ABC3327 hypothetical protein~PFAM: Amidohydrolase 1~PRIAM: S-adenosylhomocysteine deaminase~SPTR: Putative uncharacterized protein) translates to MLKRYDAAYLWDGETLYPDGSLVIDETAGRIVDAGDRARLLRDYGPLPAIGWSHHLVMPGTVNLHAHSFQHLVRGRGVDQPFLAWRDDALYRISPRLDPEAVYLGAALAFMDMLKSGITTVADFFYVHGDGLDNDRAVIQAARDTGIRLVFARTFYDWDGAPAAYRESIEDAVSRTRRLAAEVQGDPRVTVHPAPHSLHGASDAMIQAAVRLAEELDTPFHIHVAEEPFEVDEVRARTGLTPVAQLAHLGALSERTIAVHLVWLTPDDITRLGDAGASWAYCPSSNMFLADGIAPWTGLRQAGVPAGLGTDGGCSNNRSSIFEEMRMAALLHKVANLDATRVDWRTVLDMGTRAGADILRLPAGRIAPGRLADFIAVDLTHVSLTPWTPDTLMANLVYAMQPDAVTHVVVGGRPVVEAGRWLTLSWSSLQADVTRWVRQWS, encoded by the coding sequence ATGCTCAAACGCTATGATGCCGCCTATCTCTGGGACGGCGAGACGCTGTACCCCGACGGATCGTTGGTGATCGACGAGACTGCCGGCCGGATTGTCGATGCCGGCGACCGTGCCCGCCTGTTGCGGGATTATGGGCCCCTGCCGGCCATCGGGTGGTCGCACCATCTGGTCATGCCGGGAACCGTCAATCTGCATGCCCACTCGTTTCAGCATTTGGTCCGCGGCCGGGGGGTGGATCAACCGTTTTTGGCCTGGCGGGACGATGCCTTGTATCGCATCAGCCCCCGTCTGGATCCGGAAGCGGTCTATTTGGGGGCCGCCCTGGCGTTTATGGATATGTTGAAATCCGGCATTACCACTGTCGCCGACTTTTTCTACGTGCATGGCGACGGCCTCGACAACGACCGGGCGGTAATTCAGGCGGCGCGGGATACCGGCATCCGGCTGGTGTTCGCGCGCACCTTCTACGACTGGGACGGGGCCCCGGCCGCCTACCGGGAATCCATCGAGGATGCGGTGAGCCGGACCCGACGATTGGCCGCAGAGGTCCAAGGGGATCCCCGGGTGACCGTGCATCCTGCCCCCCACAGCCTGCACGGCGCGTCCGACGCCATGATTCAAGCGGCGGTTCGGCTGGCCGAGGAACTGGATACGCCGTTTCACATCCATGTGGCGGAGGAGCCGTTTGAAGTCGACGAAGTCCGGGCGCGCACCGGCCTGACACCGGTCGCCCAACTGGCTCACCTGGGGGCGCTCTCCGAACGTACCATCGCGGTGCATTTGGTGTGGCTTACGCCGGACGACATCACCCGGCTCGGCGATGCGGGGGCATCTTGGGCCTATTGTCCCTCCAGCAACATGTTTTTGGCCGACGGGATCGCGCCCTGGACGGGACTCCGCCAGGCCGGAGTGCCCGCAGGCCTCGGCACCGACGGCGGGTGCAGCAACAACCGGTCAAGCATTTTCGAGGAAATGCGGATGGCCGCGCTACTCCACAAGGTGGCGAATTTGGACGCCACCCGGGTCGACTGGCGTACGGTGCTGGATATGGGAACCCGGGCCGGGGCGGATATTTTGCGGCTGCCGGCCGGTCGGATCGCGCCGGGCCGGTTGGCCGATTTCATCGCCGTCGATCTCACCCACGTTTCGCTCACTCCCTGGACCCCGGACACCTTGATGGCCAATCTGGTCTATGCCATGCAGCCCGACGCCGTGACGCACGTGGTGGTCGGTGGCCGTCCGGTGGTGGAAGCCGGACGTTGGCTGACCCTGTCCTGGTCGTCTTTACAAGCGGACGTCACCCGATGGGTGCGACAATGGTCTTAA
- a CDS encoding amidase, hydantoinase/carbamoylase family (PFAM: Peptidase family M20/M25/M40~TIGRFAM: amidase, hydantoinase/carbamoylase family~COGs: COG0624 Acetylornithine deacetylase/Succinyl-diaminopimelate desuccinylase and related deacylase~InterPro IPR002933:IPR010158~KEGG: bcl:ABC3328 allantoate amidohydrolase~PFAM: Peptidase M20~PRIAM: N-carbamoyl-L-amino-acid hydrolase~SPTR: N-carbamoyl-L-amino acid hydrolase;~TIGRFAM: Amidase, hydantoinase/carbamoylase), which yields MTAQIHPERLRRRLKTLGAIGRDPSGGITRPFGSAADGEARRWFFAEAADAGLTVTVDAAGNQWAVWPGTAGEKTIAAGSHLDTVPQGGMYDGAAGVILALEAIETLKEAGYRPHHPLAVVAFTGEEPNPFGLSTLGSRLLTGKLKAAALKNVTDPAGRTLAEALREVGGDLDSADHLTPDFLAAFIEPHVEQSGRLDQAGLPLGLVDVITGIHRDRIVFQGEQNHAGTTRPEDRRDALMAFGEAVTAFEALLGDGVIGTIGQAAIFPNAINIVPSRVEYVAEMRSVDENRLAERVQEHRERLTRLALRRGVTVHVTNVLNQAPRALHPDIHRLLVDRLVYRQIPVTTLSSLAGHDATHLADVVPTGMLFIRSLGGKSHCPEESSRLEDLALGAQVLADALLVLDREIRRLSHAQTL from the coding sequence ATGACAGCTCAGATCCATCCCGAACGCCTCCGCCGCCGGCTAAAGACCTTAGGAGCCATCGGCCGGGATCCGTCGGGCGGCATTACCCGGCCCTTCGGCAGTGCGGCCGATGGGGAGGCCCGCCGCTGGTTTTTCGCCGAAGCCGCCGACGCCGGGCTTACCGTAACGGTGGACGCCGCCGGCAATCAGTGGGCCGTGTGGCCCGGCACCGCCGGCGAAAAAACCATTGCGGCGGGATCGCATTTGGATACGGTGCCCCAAGGCGGCATGTACGACGGCGCCGCCGGCGTCATATTGGCGCTGGAGGCGATCGAGACCTTAAAAGAGGCCGGATACCGGCCACACCATCCGTTGGCGGTGGTGGCGTTTACCGGGGAAGAACCGAACCCGTTCGGTCTGTCCACTTTGGGAAGCCGCCTCTTGACCGGCAAACTGAAAGCGGCCGCCCTGAAAAACGTGACCGACCCCGCCGGACGGACGCTCGCCGAGGCCCTACGGGAAGTGGGCGGCGACCTCGATTCGGCCGATCACTTGACCCCGGATTTTTTGGCCGCGTTCATCGAACCCCACGTCGAGCAGAGCGGGCGGTTGGACCAGGCCGGACTGCCGCTCGGGTTGGTCGACGTCATTACCGGCATTCATCGTGACCGGATTGTATTTCAGGGAGAACAAAACCATGCCGGCACCACCCGTCCGGAAGACCGCCGCGACGCCCTGATGGCGTTCGGGGAAGCCGTCACGGCGTTTGAAGCCCTCTTGGGTGACGGTGTCATCGGCACCATCGGCCAAGCCGCCATTTTCCCGAACGCCATCAACATCGTCCCGTCCCGGGTCGAATACGTGGCGGAAATGCGATCGGTCGACGAAAACCGGCTGGCCGAGCGGGTTCAAGAACACCGCGAACGGTTAACCCGGCTGGCTCTTCGCCGGGGGGTCACGGTGCACGTGACGAATGTATTAAACCAGGCGCCCCGGGCACTCCATCCGGACATTCACCGGTTGTTGGTCGACCGACTGGTTTACCGACAAATTCCGGTGACCACGCTGTCCAGCCTGGCCGGCCATGATGCGACCCATTTGGCGGATGTGGTGCCCACCGGCATGCTCTTCATTCGGAGCCTCGGAGGAAAAAGCCATTGCCCGGAGGAATCCAGCCGGCTCGAGGATTTGGCCCTAGGCGCTCAAGTGTTGGCCGATGCGCTGTTGGTCCTCGACCGGGAAATTCGGAGGTTGTCCCATGCTCAAACGCTATGA
- a CDS encoding transcriptional regulator, RpiR family (PFAM: Helix-turn-helix domain, rpiR family; SIS domain~COGs: COG1737 Transcriptional regulators~InterPro IPR000281:IPR001347~KEGG: bts:Btus_0921 transcriptional regulator, RpiR family~PFAM: Helix-turn-helix protein RpiR; Sugar isomerase (SIS)~SPTR: Transcriptional regulator, RpiR family): MASITLDELRRQVDKTGDLSPVNRQIAAFIADHLREVSLMTATELAEAAQVSQASVTRFCTALGFSGFSEFVRVLQDLIREEWQAPERVRYLKPAADDDPLLTQERQNLERLPAICRSPAVDEAVRFILEAPRLVLAGARASATLIPYAAYFFSKVRDRVEIATPGTILWDALASRPQPDTAVFTFVFPRYPAVLLQWIKDLTQWGTPVAAMTDRERSPVRAWADPCLVVPVASASLFDSYAAPLVLTNYLIRQVAAKTPDIARRLEAIEQYDITHHVYVRAGKGPAD; encoded by the coding sequence ATGGCATCGATTACGTTAGATGAACTGCGCCGCCAGGTAGACAAAACCGGAGACTTGTCCCCGGTCAATCGGCAAATCGCCGCGTTCATTGCCGACCACCTGCGGGAAGTCTCGCTGATGACCGCCACCGAATTGGCCGAGGCGGCCCAGGTCAGTCAGGCCTCGGTCACCCGATTTTGTACCGCGCTCGGCTTTAGCGGCTTTTCGGAGTTCGTTCGGGTGCTGCAAGATCTGATTCGGGAAGAATGGCAGGCACCGGAGCGTGTCCGCTATCTGAAACCGGCGGCCGACGACGATCCGCTGTTGACCCAAGAACGCCAAAACCTGGAACGGCTGCCGGCCATTTGTCGAAGCCCGGCCGTCGACGAGGCGGTCCGGTTTATTTTAGAGGCGCCCCGATTGGTTTTGGCGGGCGCTCGGGCCTCGGCCACCCTTATCCCTTATGCCGCCTATTTTTTCAGTAAAGTACGGGACCGGGTGGAAATCGCCACACCCGGCACCATACTCTGGGACGCCTTGGCCAGCCGGCCGCAGCCGGATACGGCGGTCTTTACCTTTGTCTTTCCCCGCTATCCCGCCGTGCTGTTGCAGTGGATTAAAGATCTGACCCAATGGGGGACCCCGGTGGCGGCTATGACCGATCGGGAACGATCCCCGGTTCGGGCGTGGGCCGATCCGTGTCTAGTGGTGCCGGTGGCGTCGGCATCGTTGTTTGACTCGTATGCCGCTCCCTTGGTCTTGACCAATTACCTGATTCGGCAGGTGGCGGCCAAGACGCCGGATATCGCCCGACGCCTGGAGGCCATCGAACAGTATGACATCACCCATCACGTGTATGTACGGGCCGGGAAGGGCCCGGCCGATTGA
- a CDS encoding permease for cytosine/purines uracil thiamine allantoin (PFAM: Permease for cytosine/purines, uracil, thiamine, allantoin~TIGRFAM: NCS1 nucleoside transporter family~COGs: COG1457 Purine-cytosine permease and related protein~InterPro IPR001248~KEGG: amv:ACMV_28010 NCS1 family transporter~PFAM: Permease, cytosine/purines, uracil, thiamine, allantoin~SPTR: Permease for cytosine/purines uracil thiamine allantoin) — MPIEQHSVDFIPLAERHGKARDLLTLWFSANMQFTAITTGALAVVLGQSFFWAAVSIVVGNVVGGIFMAYHSAQGPKLGIPQMIQSRAQFGYYGAILPLLLVIVMYVGYFATSAVLGGQAISGWLHVPATAGILLVAAVCAVLAIYGYDTIHRYERYLAVIFAVAFLYLTVRMLSHPVAGGVSPHGFSFPTFLLSVSVFATWQITYAPYVADYSRYLAPDTPVSATFWTTYAGSVAASVWMMLLGAWAMAAASKAFNANGVAYVVGQAGPGLAGAFYLLIILGIIAANVLNLYGIYMSTMTTVSALRRAGHSQVWRIAVITAGGVAGTALAIWGQGNFLNNYSNFLLLLLYFLVPWTAINLTDFYLLRHGAYDIDAILERGPIYGDVNWRAMVAFVVSVAAEVPLMNTTLYQGPLSKLMGGADISWLVGIVVAGALYYGLMRGRLEAYPLVDARKDSRPV; from the coding sequence GTGCCGATAGAACAGCATTCGGTGGATTTTATTCCCTTGGCGGAACGTCACGGGAAGGCCCGGGACTTATTGACGTTATGGTTTTCCGCCAATATGCAGTTTACCGCGATTACCACCGGGGCGTTGGCGGTCGTCCTCGGGCAGTCGTTTTTTTGGGCGGCCGTCAGCATCGTGGTCGGTAATGTGGTCGGCGGGATCTTTATGGCCTACCATTCGGCGCAAGGGCCAAAACTGGGCATACCCCAAATGATCCAGAGCCGGGCCCAGTTCGGCTATTATGGCGCCATCTTGCCGCTGTTGCTGGTCATCGTCATGTATGTCGGCTATTTCGCCACCAGTGCGGTGTTGGGCGGGCAGGCGATATCGGGGTGGCTGCACGTGCCGGCGACGGCCGGGATTTTACTGGTGGCGGCGGTCTGTGCCGTGTTGGCAATTTATGGGTATGACACGATTCACCGGTATGAACGGTACCTCGCGGTAATTTTCGCGGTGGCGTTTTTGTACCTGACCGTGCGGATGCTGAGCCATCCGGTGGCCGGGGGCGTCAGCCCTCATGGGTTTTCCTTTCCCACCTTTTTGTTGTCCGTATCGGTCTTTGCCACCTGGCAAATCACCTATGCGCCTTACGTTGCGGATTACAGCCGGTACTTGGCGCCCGACACGCCCGTCTCGGCGACCTTTTGGACCACGTATGCCGGCAGTGTGGCGGCATCGGTTTGGATGATGCTGCTCGGCGCCTGGGCAATGGCGGCGGCCTCCAAGGCGTTTAACGCCAACGGGGTGGCCTATGTGGTCGGGCAAGCCGGTCCCGGATTGGCCGGCGCCTTCTATCTCTTGATTATTTTAGGCATTATTGCCGCTAACGTATTAAACTTATACGGGATTTATATGTCAACGATGACCACAGTAAGCGCTTTGCGGCGCGCCGGCCATTCTCAGGTCTGGCGGATTGCCGTCATTACGGCGGGGGGTGTCGCCGGGACGGCCTTGGCGATTTGGGGGCAGGGGAACTTCCTCAACAACTACAGTAATTTTCTGTTGCTGTTGTTATACTTCCTGGTTCCTTGGACCGCCATCAACCTGACCGACTTTTATCTGTTGCGCCACGGCGCCTATGACATCGATGCGATTTTGGAACGCGGGCCGATCTACGGGGACGTCAACTGGCGGGCGATGGTCGCTTTCGTGGTTTCGGTGGCAGCGGAGGTACCGCTGATGAATACCACATTATATCAGGGACCGTTGTCGAAACTGATGGGCGGGGCGGATATTTCGTGGTTGGTCGGGATCGTGGTGGCCGGTGCCCTGTATTACGGATTGATGCGCGGACGGCTCGAGGCGTATCCCCTGGTGGACGCCCGAAAGGACAGCCGGCCCGTGTAA
- a CDS encoding histidine ammonia-lyase (PFAM: Phenylalanine and histidine ammonia-lyase~TIGRFAM: histidine ammonia-lyase~COGs: COG2986 Histidine ammonia-lyase~HAMAP: Histidine ammonia-lyase~InterPro IPR001106:IPR005921~KEGG: sth:STH3194 histidine ammonia-lyase~PFAM: Phenylalanine/histidine ammonia-lyase~PRIAM: Histidine ammonia-lyase~SPTR: Histidine ammonia-lyase;~TIGRFAM: Histidine ammonia-lyase) produces the protein MKPCLITGEELSIADVYDVAVQHRPVELAREVAEKLAASRFMVTRYLDEERVVYGVTTGFGRFSDRVIAPEDRRRLQVNLLRSHAAAVGDPYPEPVVRAMMLLRANALAKGYSGVRPVVVERLVDLLNRGVVPVIPSQGSVGASGDLAPLAHLALVLIGEGEAFVNGMRYTGGDALRQVGMTPLVLEAKEGLALINGTQAMTALGALAVEQAGWLADWADVAAALTFEVLRGIPEAFDPAVFAVRPHPGAITSAAHLRRLLEGSRLTTRPGELRVQDAYALRCIPQVHGAGRDGLEHVRQVVERECNSATDNPLFFPDTGAVISAGNFHGQPVAVVLDYLAIVLAEWANISERRTERLVNPALSGLPPFLVRHGGLNSGLMVAQYTAASLVSENKVWAHPSSVDSIPTSANQEDHVSMGTTAARKAHLVLNNLRRVLAIELLCGAQAADLTGPELLSPHGRATYAFVRRRVPFWEDDRVLAPDIERLAEALIAPEGLEHLSDVLGGMSA, from the coding sequence TTGAAGCCCTGTCTCATTACCGGAGAAGAGCTCTCCATCGCGGACGTTTATGATGTGGCCGTTCAGCACCGGCCGGTAGAACTCGCCCGAGAGGTCGCCGAGAAACTGGCGGCCTCTCGTTTTATGGTAACGCGTTACCTGGATGAAGAACGGGTCGTCTACGGGGTAACCACCGGGTTCGGCCGGTTCAGCGACCGGGTGATTGCCCCGGAAGACCGCCGGCGACTGCAAGTCAATCTTTTGCGCAGTCATGCGGCGGCGGTCGGCGATCCGTATCCGGAGCCGGTGGTGCGGGCGATGATGCTTTTACGGGCCAATGCGCTGGCCAAAGGGTATTCCGGGGTCCGGCCGGTCGTGGTGGAGCGCCTGGTGGATTTGTTAAACCGCGGGGTGGTTCCTGTCATTCCCTCGCAAGGGTCGGTCGGGGCCAGCGGGGATTTGGCGCCGTTGGCCCATCTGGCCTTGGTGCTGATCGGCGAAGGGGAAGCCTTTGTCAACGGCATGCGCTATACCGGCGGTGACGCCTTGCGTCAGGTGGGGATGACTCCTTTGGTGCTGGAAGCCAAAGAAGGGCTCGCCTTGATTAACGGCACGCAGGCCATGACCGCGCTCGGGGCGCTGGCGGTCGAGCAGGCGGGGTGGCTGGCCGATTGGGCGGATGTCGCGGCCGCCCTAACCTTCGAAGTGCTGCGGGGTATTCCGGAGGCGTTTGATCCGGCCGTGTTTGCCGTCCGGCCGCATCCGGGCGCTATCACCAGCGCCGCCCATCTTCGCCGGTTGCTGGAGGGAAGCCGCCTGACCACCCGGCCCGGAGAACTTCGGGTGCAAGACGCCTATGCGCTTCGGTGCATTCCCCAAGTGCACGGAGCCGGCCGGGACGGACTCGAACATGTCCGGCAGGTGGTGGAACGCGAATGCAATAGCGCCACCGACAACCCGCTGTTTTTCCCGGACACGGGTGCCGTAATTTCGGCAGGCAATTTCCATGGACAGCCGGTGGCGGTGGTCCTGGATTATTTGGCGATCGTGTTGGCGGAGTGGGCCAACATCAGCGAACGGCGGACCGAACGGCTGGTCAACCCGGCGCTGTCCGGCTTGCCCCCCTTTTTGGTGCGGCATGGCGGGCTGAATTCCGGGTTGATGGTGGCGCAATACACGGCGGCCAGTCTGGTGTCGGAAAACAAGGTTTGGGCCCATCCGAGCAGCGTGGATTCCATCCCCACGTCGGCCAATCAGGAAGATCACGTGTCGATGGGGACTACCGCCGCCCGAAAAGCCCACCTGGTGCTGAACAACTTGCGCCGGGTGCTGGCCATCGAGCTCTTGTGCGGGGCCCAGGCGGCCGATTTGACGGGACCGGAGCTGCTCTCGCCGCACGGGCGGGCAACCTATGCTTTTGTCCGCCGGCGGGTGCCGTTTTGGGAGGATGATCGGGTATTGGCGCCCGATATCGAACGGTTGGCGGAGGCGCTTATCGCCCCCGAGGGGCTCGAGCATCTGAGCGACGTGTTGGGAGGAATGTCGGCATGA
- a CDS encoding imidazolonepropionase (PFAM: Amidohydrolase family~TIGRFAM: imidazolonepropionase~COGs: COG1228 Imidazolonepropionase and related amidohydrolase~InterPro IPR006680:IPR005920~KEGG: rce:RC1_3234 imidazolonepropionase~PFAM: Amidohydrolase 1~PRIAM: Imidazolonepropionase~SPTR: Imidazolonepropionase;~TIGRFAM: Imidazolonepropionase), protein MSLKRVTLIHGRLYRDGDPAEALWQIEPDGAVVMDDGVITRVGPSRHVMRQETDLGTVIDVDGRAVIPGLIDCHTHVPFAGWRVDEYEARLRGQSYEAIARKKGGIVRSARQWQEATDAEILAMARRLAQEALLWGTTAMEMKSGYGLSVDQELRALRLIRRLAAELPQHISATGLFFHAVPPETAPDDWIRTVREVLLPAALAEGLVSAVDAFIERTAFSVTAVAQAFEALPASLPIRLHTNQFSRQGGIELAVRLSARAVDHLEYLEPDEIEILARHGIAAVLMPGAAFYTRQPYAPARALLDRGVRVALATDLNPGTSPIGNLPTVMAMAVNAMAMSPDEALAGVTRQAAYVLGIQDTHGSIEPGRRGDLVVLDADTVAMIPYRLGHNPVDRVIVGGRPVTPKTP, encoded by the coding sequence ATGAGCCTAAAACGCGTGACGTTAATTCACGGTCGTCTGTATCGCGACGGCGATCCGGCCGAAGCCCTCTGGCAGATTGAACCGGACGGGGCGGTGGTGATGGATGACGGCGTGATTACCCGCGTCGGACCGAGCCGGCATGTGATGCGGCAGGAGACCGATCTCGGCACGGTCATCGACGTCGACGGCCGGGCGGTCATTCCGGGGCTAATCGACTGCCACACCCACGTACCGTTTGCCGGGTGGCGGGTTGACGAATATGAGGCCCGGCTGCGGGGCCAATCCTATGAGGCAATTGCCCGGAAAAAAGGCGGTATCGTTCGGTCCGCCCGGCAATGGCAGGAGGCGACCGACGCGGAGATTTTGGCCATGGCGCGCCGCTTGGCCCAGGAGGCGCTTTTATGGGGTACGACGGCCATGGAAATGAAATCCGGTTATGGACTGTCCGTCGATCAGGAGTTACGGGCATTGAGGCTCATCCGGCGACTTGCGGCCGAGCTGCCCCAGCACATTTCCGCCACTGGTCTCTTTTTTCATGCGGTGCCGCCGGAGACGGCCCCCGACGATTGGATTCGGACGGTGAGAGAGGTTTTGTTGCCGGCTGCCTTGGCGGAGGGACTGGTCTCGGCCGTGGACGCCTTTATCGAGCGAACCGCTTTTTCGGTCACGGCGGTCGCCCAAGCGTTTGAGGCATTGCCGGCTTCCCTTCCGATCCGGCTTCATACCAACCAATTTTCCCGTCAAGGCGGGATTGAATTAGCGGTCCGTTTGTCCGCGCGGGCGGTCGATCATCTGGAATATTTAGAGCCCGACGAGATCGAGATCCTGGCGCGTCACGGCATTGCTGCGGTGTTGATGCCGGGCGCCGCCTTTTATACCCGTCAACCGTATGCCCCGGCGCGGGCGCTGTTGGACCGGGGGGTGCGGGTGGCGCTGGCGACGGATCTCAACCCGGGCACGAGTCCCATCGGCAATTTACCGACCGTCATGGCCATGGCGGTCAACGCGATGGCGATGAGTCCCGACGAAGCGCTGGCCGGAGTGACCCGGCAGGCGGCCTATGTCTTGGGGATACAGGACACCCACGGATCCATCGAACCCGGCCGGCGGGGGGATTTGGTCGTGCTGGACGCCGACACCGTCGCTATGATTCCTTATCGCCTGGGACATAACCCGGTCGATCGGGTCATCGTGGGCGGACGGCCGGTCACCCCCAAAACCCCTTGA